From Amycolatopsis sp. cg9, one genomic window encodes:
- a CDS encoding protein kinase → MEQFGPYKIEGLLGRGGMGEVHRAYDTAHDRVVALKLLSGPNAGDEAFRARFRRESQIVARLREPHVIPIHAYGEIDGRLYLDMRLVEGKDLKELLEDGPLTPERAAGIVEQVAGALDAAHEDGLVHRDVKPSNVLVTSADFVYLVDFGIARSMTAEGTSITGTGNVIGTLDYMAPERFGEAPITGLVDVYALACVFFECVTGRRPYPAEGAAAQMGAHLTAPPPVPSQVRPGLPAALDAVVAHGMAKNPADRYPTAKAFADAVRAAVTAPAPAIPTWQKTLPGPVAPPRPTLTAPPPTFSGPPTPTGQPAMAAPMTPTGQPAMAAPMTPPGQPAMAAPMTPPSPTGPYPGPPTGAYPGPPTGPQPARFTGPSGKVGPAAPRPPKAQRNRWIALCAALAGVVVVALVITYVVTNGDKGQTAGPGPITPRTVVSTPPLSTSPEKSPEPTPSTSESKAPADQKLFDALPAVYRQYTCVPAAAPPGTAAAAECTDSNVGDVRIGNVMFPQPTGAKFLRFPDAAAMDAFFQDVVKTQGLTRNDAQGACRPDKYPKIWGTYYRAEVPNPVPGEYLTCFLGDPAQLVWTEKKNLVAGILLSTKVTNNDELDKLYQWWNTEVLSEMPRN, encoded by the coding sequence ATGGAGCAGTTCGGGCCGTACAAGATCGAAGGCCTGCTCGGCCGAGGGGGAATGGGCGAGGTCCACCGCGCCTACGACACCGCGCACGACCGCGTGGTCGCGCTGAAGCTGCTGTCCGGTCCGAACGCGGGCGACGAAGCCTTTCGCGCGCGGTTCCGGCGCGAGTCGCAGATCGTGGCGCGGCTGCGGGAGCCGCACGTCATCCCGATCCACGCCTACGGCGAGATCGACGGCCGCCTCTACCTCGACATGCGCCTGGTCGAAGGCAAGGACCTCAAGGAACTGCTCGAGGACGGGCCGCTGACACCCGAGCGGGCCGCCGGGATCGTCGAGCAGGTCGCGGGCGCGCTCGACGCCGCCCACGAGGACGGCCTGGTGCACCGGGACGTCAAGCCGTCCAACGTGCTCGTGACGAGCGCCGACTTCGTGTACCTCGTGGACTTCGGCATCGCGCGGTCGATGACGGCGGAGGGGACGTCGATCACCGGCACCGGCAACGTGATCGGCACGCTCGACTACATGGCGCCGGAACGCTTCGGCGAGGCCCCGATCACCGGCCTGGTCGACGTCTACGCGCTCGCGTGCGTGTTCTTCGAGTGCGTCACCGGCCGCCGCCCGTACCCGGCCGAGGGCGCGGCCGCGCAGATGGGCGCGCACCTGACCGCGCCGCCGCCGGTGCCGTCGCAGGTGCGGCCGGGCCTCCCGGCGGCGCTGGACGCCGTGGTGGCGCACGGGATGGCGAAGAACCCGGCCGACCGCTACCCGACGGCGAAGGCGTTCGCCGACGCCGTCCGCGCGGCGGTGACCGCGCCGGCGCCGGCGATCCCGACGTGGCAGAAGACCCTGCCGGGCCCGGTCGCCCCACCGCGGCCGACGCTGACCGCGCCACCGCCGACGTTCTCCGGCCCGCCGACCCCGACCGGCCAGCCCGCGATGGCCGCGCCGATGACCCCGACCGGCCAGCCCGCGATGGCCGCGCCGATGACCCCGCCCGGCCAGCCCGCGATGGCCGCGCCGATGACTCCGCCGTCCCCGACCGGGCCCTACCCGGGGCCGCCGACGGGCGCGTACCCGGGACCGCCGACGGGTCCGCAGCCCGCCCGGTTCACCGGCCCGTCGGGCAAGGTCGGCCCGGCCGCGCCCCGGCCGCCGAAGGCGCAGCGGAACCGCTGGATCGCGTTGTGCGCCGCGCTGGCGGGCGTCGTCGTGGTCGCGCTGGTGATCACCTACGTCGTGACCAACGGCGACAAGGGGCAGACGGCGGGCCCCGGCCCGATCACGCCGAGGACCGTCGTCTCGACGCCGCCGCTCTCGACGTCGCCGGAGAAGAGCCCGGAGCCGACACCGTCCACTTCGGAATCGAAGGCCCCCGCCGACCAGAAGCTGTTCGACGCGCTCCCCGCCGTCTACCGGCAGTACACGTGCGTGCCCGCGGCCGCACCGCCCGGAACGGCCGCGGCGGCCGAGTGCACGGACTCGAACGTCGGCGACGTCAGGATCGGCAACGTGATGTTCCCGCAGCCGACCGGCGCGAAGTTCCTGCGCTTCCCGGACGCGGCGGCGATGGACGCGTTCTTCCAGGACGTCGTGAAGACCCAGGGGTTGACCCGCAACGACGCCCAAGGCGCGTGCCGGCCGGACAAGTACCCGAAGATCTGGGGGACGTACTACCGCGCGGAGGTCCCGAACCCGGTGCCCGGCGAGTACCTCACCTGCTTCCTCGGCGACCCGGCCCAGCTGGTGTGGACGGAGAAGAAGAACCTCGTGGCCGGCATCCTGCTCTCCACCAAGGTGACGAACAACGACGAGCTGGACAAGCTCTACCAGTGGTGGAACACCGAGGTCCTCTCGGAGATGCCGCGGAACTGA
- a CDS encoding metallophosphoesterase, translating to MSTLSNTSTSGATAKRLAAGTVALGVATLGYAVGIERRHWTLRTAELPVLAPGSRPFTVLHVSDLHMLPGHRSKQRWVAALDELNPDLVVNTGDNLSHRTAVPSVLRALGPLLDRPGVFVFGSNDYYAPKPKNPARYLMPKGKKKRIHGVQLPWRDLRAAFVEHGWTDLTHVRRTIDVGGQAVFAAGVDDPHLRRDRYPDIAGPADSGAAVRIGVTHSPEPRVLDTFATDGYDLVLAGHTHGGQLRVPGYGALVTNCDLDRSRARGASRWGAHMWLHVSAGLGTSPWAPARFACPPEASLLTLVPRGSEPAKPRKLAPRKARNTVR from the coding sequence GTGAGCACGCTCAGTAACACAAGCACGTCGGGGGCGACCGCGAAGCGCCTCGCCGCGGGGACGGTGGCGCTCGGCGTCGCGACCCTCGGTTACGCCGTCGGCATCGAACGGCGCCACTGGACCCTGCGCACCGCCGAACTCCCGGTGCTCGCGCCGGGCTCGCGGCCGTTCACCGTCCTGCACGTATCGGACCTGCACATGCTGCCGGGCCACCGCAGCAAGCAGCGCTGGGTCGCCGCGCTCGACGAGCTGAACCCGGACCTCGTCGTCAACACCGGCGACAACCTGTCGCACCGGACGGCCGTCCCGTCCGTGCTGCGCGCGCTGGGCCCGCTGCTCGACCGGCCGGGGGTGTTCGTCTTCGGCAGCAACGACTACTACGCGCCCAAGCCGAAGAACCCGGCCCGGTACCTGATGCCGAAGGGCAAGAAGAAGCGCATCCACGGCGTCCAGCTGCCCTGGCGCGACCTGCGCGCGGCGTTCGTCGAGCACGGCTGGACCGACCTGACGCACGTCCGCCGCACGATCGACGTCGGCGGCCAGGCGGTGTTCGCGGCCGGCGTCGACGACCCGCACCTGCGCCGCGACCGCTACCCCGACATCGCGGGCCCGGCCGACAGCGGCGCGGCCGTCCGCATCGGCGTGACGCACTCGCCGGAGCCGCGGGTCCTCGACACGTTCGCCACGGACGGTTACGACCTGGTGCTGGCGGGCCACACGCACGGCGGCCAGCTGCGAGTCCCGGGCTACGGCGCCTTGGTCACCAACTGTGACCTGGATCGCAGCCGCGCGCGGGGCGCTTCGCGCTGGGGCGCGCACATGTGGCTGCACGTCTCGGCCGGGCTCGGGACGTCGCCGTGGGCGCCGGCCCGGTTCGCCTGCCCGCCGGAAGCCAGTCTGTTGACGCTGGTCCCGCGCGGTTCGGAGCCCGCGAAGCCCCGAAAGCTGGCCCCGCGGAAAGCGCGAAACACCGTCCGCTAG
- a CDS encoding methyltransferase domain-containing protein produces the protein MLEGYAPGYGRDAVSMMSARTAAERAAFAQPLFRPGAWVVDLGCGPGSITLGLAPESRLVGVDRDAGQVELARAAARRAGRSTVDYLVASAYDLPFASGSVDVAFSHALFEHLSAPLDALAELRRVLRPGGRLALSTSDWSKARLRPKTANVDAALRGHYLLRRQSGGNPFAGRVIAEQCAAAGFTEIVSRARYRSDMSYRDLAKYVEARLDAALKEEGRDRDQLASAARSAWMWTRGGDGDFSQCWVEVTATR, from the coding sequence GTGCTGGAGGGTTACGCGCCGGGCTACGGGCGAGACGCGGTTTCGATGATGTCCGCGCGCACGGCTGCCGAGCGCGCGGCGTTCGCCCAGCCCCTGTTCCGGCCGGGCGCGTGGGTGGTCGACCTCGGCTGCGGCCCCGGCTCGATCACGCTGGGCCTGGCGCCGGAGTCCCGGCTGGTGGGGGTGGATCGCGACGCCGGTCAGGTCGAGCTCGCCCGCGCGGCCGCCCGCCGCGCCGGGCGGTCCACAGTGGACTACCTGGTGGCGTCGGCGTACGACCTGCCGTTCGCTTCCGGCAGCGTGGACGTGGCGTTCTCCCACGCGCTGTTCGAGCACCTGTCGGCTCCCCTGGACGCGCTGGCGGAACTGCGTCGCGTGCTTCGCCCCGGTGGCAGGCTGGCGCTGTCCACTTCGGACTGGAGCAAGGCACGCCTGCGACCCAAGACGGCGAACGTCGACGCGGCTCTCCGGGGTCATTACCTGCTGCGCCGCCAGTCGGGCGGCAACCCGTTCGCGGGCCGGGTGATCGCCGAGCAGTGCGCGGCGGCGGGCTTCACGGAGATCGTGTCGAGAGCCCGCTACCGCTCGGACATGAGCTACCGCGACCTGGCGAAGTACGTGGAGGCGCGGTTGGACGCGGCGCTCAAGGAGGAAGGCCGCGACCGCGACCAATTGGCGAGCGCGGCCCGCTCGGCGTGGATGTGGACCCGCGGCGGGGACGGCGATTTCAGCCAGTGCTGGGTCGAAGTCACGGCGACCCGCTGA
- a CDS encoding prolyl oligopeptidase family serine peptidase, producing MSTQSANQFPPAVVPDRLFDDAEAEARWRARFHAPRISVPEWARDAPDANVYISNASGVWEVYAWNRATDEHRRVTDRPNGTMHSTPSPDGEWIWWFDDTDGDEFGSWVREPFAATEGSEPEKAVPDVHDGYPAGLEIGAKLVAVGVSTDDGSELFARIGGETHRFYSHADDAGIASLSRDESLIAISHSEHGDSRHPALRVLATDGFGTVAEKWDGEGKGLSALEFSPLPGDQRLLVLHERRGREELLVWDVREDTETELELDLPGEVVAGWYPDARALLVVHFHEGRNSLYRYDLDTAELSSVDTPAGRIGGAGVRPDGTVEYSWSSAAEPTAVRSRTTDGTDAILLEPPGDRAPGSEPVTDAFVEGVGGRIHALVSRPSGAPEGPLPTVFSLHGGPHAADEDRFSAYRATWLDAGFAVVEVNYRGSTGYGSAWRDAIEGRPGLTELEDVAAVHDWAIQSGLSDPAKCVVNGASWGGYLSLLALGTQPTRWAAGVAGVPVADYVAAYEDEMEQLRSFDRALFGGSPEDVPAVYRECSPLTYVDAVTAPVLVLAGDNDPRCPIRQIENYLNRLGGRDLHHEFYRYDAGHGSLVIAETIKQTSIEVHFALRALHLH from the coding sequence GTGAGCACGCAGTCAGCCAACCAATTCCCGCCCGCGGTGGTCCCGGACCGGCTGTTCGACGACGCCGAAGCCGAAGCCCGCTGGCGCGCCCGCTTCCACGCCCCGCGCATCTCCGTGCCCGAGTGGGCCCGCGACGCACCCGACGCCAACGTCTACATCTCCAACGCCAGCGGTGTCTGGGAGGTGTACGCCTGGAACCGCGCGACGGACGAGCACCGCCGCGTCACCGATCGGCCCAACGGCACCATGCACTCGACGCCGTCCCCGGACGGCGAGTGGATCTGGTGGTTCGACGACACCGACGGCGACGAGTTCGGCTCGTGGGTGCGCGAGCCGTTCGCCGCGACGGAGGGCAGCGAGCCGGAGAAGGCCGTCCCGGACGTCCACGACGGCTACCCGGCCGGGCTCGAGATCGGCGCGAAGCTCGTCGCGGTCGGCGTCTCCACCGACGACGGCAGCGAGCTGTTCGCCCGCATCGGCGGTGAGACGCACCGCTTCTACAGCCACGCGGACGACGCCGGTATCGCGTCGCTTTCCCGCGACGAGAGCCTGATCGCGATCTCGCACTCCGAGCACGGCGATTCGCGGCACCCGGCGCTGCGGGTGCTCGCCACCGACGGCTTCGGCACCGTCGCCGAGAAGTGGGACGGCGAGGGCAAGGGCCTGTCCGCGCTCGAGTTCTCGCCGCTGCCCGGCGACCAGCGGCTGCTCGTCCTGCACGAACGGCGCGGCCGCGAAGAGCTGCTCGTCTGGGACGTCCGCGAGGACACGGAGACCGAGCTCGAGCTGGACCTGCCCGGCGAGGTCGTCGCCGGCTGGTACCCGGACGCACGCGCCCTGCTGGTGGTCCACTTCCACGAGGGCCGCAATTCCCTGTACCGCTACGACCTCGACACGGCCGAGCTGTCCTCTGTGGACACTCCGGCCGGCCGGATCGGCGGCGCGGGCGTCCGCCCGGACGGCACGGTCGAGTACTCGTGGTCGAGCGCGGCCGAGCCCACCGCCGTGCGCTCGCGGACCACCGACGGCACCGACGCGATCCTGCTGGAGCCGCCGGGTGACCGGGCACCGGGATCCGAGCCGGTGACCGACGCGTTCGTCGAAGGCGTCGGCGGGCGGATCCACGCGCTGGTCTCCCGGCCGTCCGGCGCGCCCGAGGGTCCGCTGCCCACGGTGTTCTCCCTGCACGGCGGCCCGCACGCGGCCGACGAGGACCGCTTCTCGGCCTACCGCGCGACCTGGCTCGACGCCGGGTTCGCCGTGGTCGAGGTCAACTACCGCGGCTCGACCGGCTACGGCTCGGCCTGGCGCGACGCCATCGAAGGCCGGCCGGGGCTGACCGAGCTGGAAGACGTCGCCGCGGTGCACGACTGGGCGATCCAAAGTGGACTCAGCGACCCGGCGAAGTGCGTCGTCAACGGGGCTTCCTGGGGCGGCTACCTGTCCCTGCTCGCGCTCGGCACGCAGCCGACGCGGTGGGCGGCGGGCGTCGCCGGGGTGCCGGTGGCGGACTACGTCGCCGCGTACGAGGACGAGATGGAGCAGCTGCGCTCGTTCGACCGCGCGCTCTTCGGCGGCTCGCCGGAGGACGTGCCCGCGGTGTACCGGGAGTGCTCGCCGCTCACCTACGTCGACGCCGTCACGGCGCCGGTGCTCGTGCTGGCCGGCGACAACGATCCGCGCTGCCCGATCCGCCAGATCGAGAACTACCTGAACCGGCTCGGCGGCCGCGACCTGCACCACGAGTTCTACCGCTACGACGCGGGCCACGGCTCGCTGGTGATCGCGGAGACGATCAAGCAGACGTCGATCGAGGTCCACTTCGCCCTACGCGCCCTCCACCTCCACTGA
- a CDS encoding tautomerase family protein, with amino-acid sequence MPMISVAMFPGRTPAQKSALVRELTDAFVRTCGGKPEGVQVTLVEIGADHWATGGVLHSER; translated from the coding sequence ATGCCGATGATCAGCGTTGCCATGTTCCCCGGCCGCACCCCCGCCCAGAAGAGCGCACTGGTCCGCGAGCTGACCGACGCCTTCGTCCGCACCTGCGGCGGCAAGCCCGAAGGCGTCCAGGTCACGCTCGTCGAGATCGGCGCGGACCACTGGGCCACCGGCGGCGTCCTGCACTCCGAACGCTGA
- a CDS encoding GNAT family N-acetyltransferase translates to MVIDVLDPRHDAEPAYWTALRARAGLRADWSWPVLATQAWAARTPQPVTVLREGAEPRGVVSAAWVTGRTRRNRFAGPGRGRFGGLDVRGPGAGSQPGWWFADAGGDGGVTQLLEAYVPAMRAELGRGFRGLLVRQVGEPGVPAVDGRFRLVRRTEDIAVLDVAAFGSRDDWMNSLARKRKQNLRKIFRTFDADPSVEVRFVPGADADPVAVAEVLRYNERKHHDVPIVPLPHFTGYLAALLRQPDVSVIEYRDTGTGRLIALATLLDHPDLPIARHWGALPPEDGGRPNLYFHFYGEAVRWAIANGRASVLFGKKMTEMKATLGARLVPQFAAAVPVWC, encoded by the coding sequence GTGGTGATCGACGTGCTCGACCCGCGCCACGACGCGGAACCGGCGTACTGGACGGCGTTGCGCGCGCGGGCCGGGCTCCGCGCCGACTGGAGCTGGCCGGTGCTCGCCACCCAGGCCTGGGCCGCGCGGACCCCGCAACCGGTGACCGTGCTGCGCGAGGGCGCCGAACCGCGCGGGGTGGTCAGCGCCGCGTGGGTCACCGGCCGGACGCGGCGGAACCGGTTCGCCGGCCCGGGCCGCGGCCGGTTCGGCGGTCTCGACGTCCGCGGCCCCGGTGCGGGTTCGCAGCCGGGCTGGTGGTTCGCCGACGCGGGCGGCGACGGCGGTGTCACGCAGCTGCTCGAGGCGTACGTCCCGGCCATGCGGGCCGAGCTCGGCCGCGGTTTCCGCGGGCTGCTGGTGCGGCAGGTCGGCGAGCCGGGCGTACCCGCCGTCGACGGCCGGTTCCGGCTGGTGCGGCGGACCGAGGACATCGCGGTGCTCGACGTCGCCGCGTTCGGCTCCCGCGACGACTGGATGAACTCGCTGGCTCGTAAGCGGAAGCAGAACCTGCGCAAGATCTTCCGGACCTTCGACGCCGACCCGTCGGTCGAGGTGCGGTTCGTGCCGGGGGCGGACGCCGACCCGGTCGCCGTCGCCGAGGTGCTGCGGTACAACGAGCGCAAGCACCACGACGTGCCGATCGTGCCGTTGCCGCACTTCACCGGCTACCTGGCGGCGCTGCTGCGGCAGCCGGACGTCTCGGTGATCGAGTACCGCGACACCGGCACCGGGCGGCTGATCGCGCTGGCCACCCTGCTCGACCACCCGGACCTGCCGATCGCCCGGCACTGGGGCGCCCTGCCGCCGGAAGACGGCGGCCGGCCCAACCTGTACTTCCACTTCTACGGCGAGGCGGTGCGCTGGGCGATCGCGAACGGGCGGGCGTCGGTGCTGTTCGGCAAGAAGATGACGGAGATGAAGGCGACCCTCGGCGCGCGGCTCGTCCCGCAGTTCGCGGCGGCCGTCCCGGTGTGGTGTTAG
- a CDS encoding GNAT family N-acetyltransferase, with protein MTWTVRVLDPRTDPEPAGWAAFLEAQQAPLTWDYGLLCTESRYSRSPYLLTVVSDGEELVAAVLAMVCHPGGSAESGAVGGVARWTPRWLEVQHAWLSCYPAWLFAEALDAAARREILRRFERAACRRTGPGCLGVVYRAATPDTAGLVAGRGRLVRPIQPALVLENTFGDLDDWLASLSRNRRSSLRGQIRKIAADPGVVVREGTARDDLDPEELAAMLRAHRATKGPVKFDQRGPVTAEYLGELVRRPDVVTTTYHDAEGRLLAFTDLLDHPVMPLHQHWAALPPDGGRPKHLYFDVVVRGVRHMIENHRKFLSLGRGVTDLKASLGFSPSPMTGVVVPRPVTRW; from the coding sequence ATGACCTGGACCGTCCGGGTGCTCGACCCGCGCACCGATCCCGAACCCGCCGGCTGGGCCGCCTTCCTCGAGGCCCAGCAGGCGCCGCTGACCTGGGACTACGGCCTGTTGTGCACGGAGTCGCGGTACTCGCGCAGCCCGTACCTGCTCACCGTCGTCAGCGACGGCGAAGAGCTGGTCGCCGCCGTGCTCGCGATGGTGTGCCACCCCGGCGGCTCGGCCGAGTCCGGCGCGGTCGGCGGCGTCGCGCGGTGGACGCCGCGCTGGCTGGAGGTCCAGCACGCCTGGCTGTCGTGCTACCCGGCGTGGCTGTTCGCCGAAGCGCTCGACGCCGCCGCGCGCCGCGAGATCCTGCGCCGGTTCGAACGGGCCGCCTGCCGGCGCACCGGCCCGGGCTGCCTCGGCGTGGTCTACCGCGCGGCCACCCCGGACACCGCCGGGCTGGTGGCCGGGCGCGGCCGGCTCGTCCGTCCCATCCAGCCCGCTTTGGTGCTGGAGAACACCTTCGGCGACCTCGACGACTGGCTCGCGTCGCTGAGCCGCAACCGGCGCTCGAGCCTGCGCGGCCAGATCCGCAAGATCGCCGCCGACCCCGGGGTGGTCGTCCGCGAGGGCACCGCGCGGGACGACCTCGACCCCGAAGAGCTGGCGGCGATGCTGCGGGCCCACCGCGCGACCAAGGGGCCGGTGAAGTTCGACCAGCGCGGGCCGGTCACCGCCGAGTACCTCGGCGAGCTGGTCCGCCGCCCCGACGTCGTCACCACGACCTACCACGACGCCGAGGGCCGCCTGCTCGCCTTCACCGACCTGCTCGACCACCCGGTGATGCCGCTGCACCAGCACTGGGCCGCGCTGCCGCCGGACGGCGGCCGGCCGAAACACCTCTACTTCGACGTCGTCGTGCGGGGAGTGCGGCACATGATCGAGAACCACCGGAAGTTCCTGTCGCTGGGCCGCGGGGTCACCGACCTCAAGGCGTCGCTGGGGTTCAGCCCGAGCCCGATGACCGGCGTGGTCGTGCCGAGGCCGGTGACGCGGTGGTGA